From one Rhodovulum sp. ES.010 genomic stretch:
- a CDS encoding DctP family TRAP transporter solute-binding subunit: protein MRFLTAAAAAAALSLTAGAASAACDDGETVIKFSHVTNTDKHPKGIAASLLMERVNEEMDGKACMEVYPNSTLYNDDQVLEAMLNGDVHLAAPSLSKFEKYTKVFRIFDLPFMFKNIEAVDAFQASEIGQSMKESMMRRGLLGLQFWHNGMKQFSANRPLLDPSDAEGLKFRVQTSDVLVAQMEALGASPQPMAFSEVYGALQTGVVDGQENTWSNIYGQKFFEVQDGITETNHGIIDYLVVTSVEWWDGLDAEVRDQLATILQEVTETRNAESYNVNQQAKQAIIDAGSEVRQLNPEQRQAWVDTMKPVWEQFEGDVGAENIEAAQAINAGL from the coding sequence ATGAGATTCCTGACTGCCGCCGCCGCGGCCGCGGCGCTGTCGCTGACCGCCGGCGCCGCGAGCGCCGCCTGCGACGATGGCGAGACCGTCATCAAGTTCAGCCACGTCACCAACACCGACAAGCACCCCAAGGGCATCGCCGCCTCGCTGTTGATGGAGCGGGTGAACGAGGAGATGGACGGCAAGGCCTGCATGGAGGTCTACCCCAACTCCACGCTCTATAACGACGACCAGGTGCTCGAGGCGATGCTGAACGGCGACGTTCATCTCGCCGCGCCGTCGCTGTCGAAATTCGAGAAATACACCAAGGTCTTCCGCATCTTCGACCTGCCGTTCATGTTCAAGAACATCGAGGCGGTCGATGCGTTCCAGGCCTCGGAAATCGGCCAGTCGATGAAGGAATCGATGATGCGCCGCGGCCTTCTGGGCCTGCAGTTCTGGCATAACGGGATGAAGCAGTTCTCGGCCAACAGGCCGCTGCTGGACCCCTCGGATGCCGAGGGGCTGAAGTTCCGCGTCCAGACCTCAGACGTGCTGGTCGCGCAGATGGAGGCACTGGGCGCCAGCCCGCAGCCGATGGCCTTCTCCGAGGTCTACGGCGCGCTGCAGACCGGCGTCGTCGACGGGCAGGAGAACACCTGGTCGAACATCTACGGCCAGAAGTTCTTCGAGGTGCAGGACGGCATCACCGAAACCAACCACGGCATCATCGACTACCTCGTGGTGACGTCCGTGGAATGGTGGGACGGGCTTGACGCCGAGGTGCGCGACCAGCTCGCCACGATCCTGCAGGAAGTGACCGAGACCCGGAACGCCGAATCCTACAACGTCAACCAGCAGGCCAAGCAGGCGATCATCGACGCGGGGTCGGAAGTGCGCCAGCTCAATCCCGAACAGCGCCAGGCCTGGGTCGACACCATGAAGCCGGTCTGGGAGCAGTTCGAGGGCGATGTGGGCGCCGAGAATATCGAGGCCGCGCAAGCGATCAACGCCGGGCTCTGA
- a CDS encoding TRAP transporter small permease, producing MSSSYRPKTALGRAVHAFEETVIAALLGLMALVTFTNVVLRYGFNTGLIWGLELTLALFAWLVLFGIAYGFKITMHLGVDAVLNMVSRGTRRVLSLVALGVCLAYALLLMKGAYDYWAPYANLAPTTGRWFPTGFEEMKPWDFRGYTPTERIPMPEILRAPVEFLFLPEGEEPYEKLPVAVPYTMIPVAAALILFRLLEAGWRIVTGRQEWLIASHEAEDAVAEAEAAIRKDG from the coding sequence ATGAGTTCATCTTACCGGCCGAAGACCGCGCTGGGCCGCGCGGTGCATGCCTTCGAGGAGACGGTGATTGCCGCGCTGCTCGGGCTCATGGCGCTGGTCACCTTCACCAACGTGGTGTTGCGTTACGGGTTCAACACCGGGCTGATCTGGGGGCTGGAACTGACGCTGGCGCTCTTCGCCTGGTTGGTGCTGTTCGGCATCGCCTACGGGTTCAAGATCACCATGCATCTGGGCGTGGATGCGGTGCTGAACATGGTCTCGCGCGGCACGCGCCGGGTGCTGTCCCTGGTGGCGCTTGGGGTCTGCCTCGCCTATGCGCTGTTGCTGATGAAGGGCGCTTATGACTACTGGGCGCCCTATGCGAATCTTGCGCCGACCACGGGGCGCTGGTTCCCCACGGGCTTCGAGGAGATGAAGCCCTGGGACTTCCGCGGCTACACCCCCACGGAGCGGATCCCGATGCCCGAAATCCTGCGCGCCCCCGTCGAATTCCTGTTCCTGCCCGAAGGCGAGGAACCCTACGAGAAGCTGCCCGTGGCGGTGCCCTACACGATGATTCCCGTCGCCGCCGCGCTTATCCTGTTCCGCCTGCTGGAGGCGGGCTGGCGGATCGTCACCGGCCGCCAGGAATGGCTGATCGCCAGCCACGAGGCCGAAGACGCGGTCGCCGAGGCCGAGGCCGCGATCCGGAAGGACGGTTGA
- a CDS encoding TRAP transporter large permease — protein sequence MEVVLLFALVIGFLLIGVPIAVSLGLASMIFLLAFSDTSLASIAQSMYQAMAGHYTLLAIPFFILASSFMSTGGVARRIIRFSIACVGHLRGGLAIAGVFACMLFAALSGSSPATVVAIGSIVIAAMRKVGYTRDFAAGVICNAGTLGILIPPSIVMVVYASATDVSVGRMFLAGVIPGLLAGLMLMVSIYVIATIRNMPKGDWQGWGEIAASFRDAFWGLMLIGIIMGGIYGIPGVTGAIFTPTEAAAVASVYAFVIAVFVYRDMGPLKPREEGGAPVSLLRKPQALVTGFVHRDTRTTLLEAGKLTIMLMFIIANALILKHVLTDEQIPQMIAGAMLEAGFGKIMFLVMVNVILLIGGQFMEPSGLIVIVAPLVFPIAIELGVDPIHLGIIMVVNMEIGMITPPVGLNLFVTSGVAGMPMMRVVKAALPFLAVLFVFLILVTYVPWLSTWLPTSVMGPEIITN from the coding sequence ATGGAGGTCGTTCTTCTTTTCGCGCTCGTGATCGGCTTCCTGCTGATCGGTGTGCCCATCGCCGTGTCGCTGGGCCTCGCCTCGATGATCTTCCTGCTGGCGTTTTCGGACACTTCGCTCGCCTCGATCGCGCAGTCGATGTATCAGGCGATGGCCGGCCATTACACGCTGCTGGCAATCCCGTTCTTCATCCTCGCCTCGAGCTTCATGTCCACGGGCGGCGTAGCCCGCCGGATCATCCGGTTCTCCATCGCCTGCGTGGGGCACCTGCGCGGCGGGCTCGCCATCGCGGGCGTCTTCGCCTGCATGCTGTTCGCGGCCCTGTCGGGCTCGTCGCCCGCCACCGTGGTCGCCATCGGCTCCATCGTCATCGCCGCGATGCGCAAGGTCGGCTATACCCGCGATTTCGCCGCGGGCGTGATCTGCAACGCCGGCACGCTGGGCATCCTGATCCCGCCCTCCATCGTGATGGTCGTCTATGCCTCGGCAACCGACGTCTCGGTGGGGCGGATGTTCCTGGCCGGCGTCATCCCCGGGCTTCTCGCGGGCCTGATGCTGATGGTGTCGATCTACGTGATCGCCACGATCCGCAACATGCCCAAGGGCGACTGGCAGGGCTGGGGGGAAATCGCCGCGAGTTTCCGGGATGCGTTCTGGGGCCTGATGCTGATCGGCATCATCATGGGCGGCATCTACGGCATCCCCGGCGTGACGGGGGCGATCTTCACCCCCACCGAGGCGGCGGCGGTGGCCTCGGTCTACGCCTTCGTGATCGCGGTGTTCGTCTACCGCGACATGGGGCCGCTGAAGCCGCGCGAGGAAGGCGGCGCGCCCGTTTCGCTGTTGCGCAAGCCGCAGGCGCTGGTCACGGGCTTCGTGCACCGCGACACGCGGACCACGCTGCTCGAGGCGGGCAAGCTGACGATCATGCTGATGTTCATCATCGCCAACGCCCTGATCCTCAAGCATGTGCTGACCGACGAGCAGATCCCGCAGATGATCGCGGGCGCGATGCTGGAGGCGGGCTTCGGCAAGATCATGTTCCTGGTGATGGTGAACGTGATCCTGCTGATCGGCGGCCAGTTCATGGAGCCCTCGGGGCTGATCGTGATCGTCGCGCCGCTGGTCTTTCCCATCGCGATCGAACTGGGCGTGGACCCGATCCATCTGGGCATCATCATGGTCGTGAACATGGAGATCGGGATGATCACGCCGCCTGTGGGGCTGAACCTCTTCGTCACCTCGGGCGTGGCTGGAATGCCGATGATGCGGGTGGTGAAGGCCGCGCTGCCCTTCCTGGCCGTGCTCTTCGTTTTCCTGATCCTGGTGACCTACGTGCCCTGGCTCTCGACCTGGCTACCGACCAGCGTGATGGGGCCGGAGATCATCACCAACTGA
- a CDS encoding DUF1428 domain-containing protein, whose product MPCVDGVVSPVPDGKKSACLDHAAAAWPLFRAFGALAMLDCWGDEVPESEVTSFPMAVKTEPGDKVVLSWTAWPDKATRDAGWAKTMEDPRMAEVGVAMPFGGKRMILGGFAPMLAVGTMPAGEG is encoded by the coding sequence ATGCCTTGTGTCGACGGCGTCGTGTCGCCGGTGCCGGACGGGAAGAAATCGGCGTGTCTCGACCACGCCGCGGCGGCATGGCCGCTGTTTCGCGCATTCGGCGCGCTTGCGATGTTGGACTGCTGGGGTGACGAGGTGCCCGAGAGCGAGGTGACCTCCTTCCCGATGGCGGTGAAGACCGAGCCGGGCGACAAGGTGGTGTTGTCCTGGACTGCCTGGCCCGACAAGGCGACGCGCGACGCGGGCTGGGCAAAGACGATGGAGGACCCGCGCATGGCCGAGGTCGGGGTGGCGATGCCCTTCGGCGGCAAGCGCATGATCCTTGGCGGGTTCGCCCCCATGCTGGCCGTGGGCACGATGCCGGCAGGGGAGGGCTGA
- the tpiA gene encoding triose-phosphate isomerase, translated as MRRKLAAGNWKMNGTAASLDEVRAVAEAHPAPSVDLLLCPPATLIDRMVRAAAGSAIAVGGQDCHAAAAGAHTGDISAAMLTDAGATHVILGHSERRTDHGETDDTVRAKAQAALAEGLVAVVCLGETEAQRDAGETLPVVGRQLAGSLPDAGVTGATLVVAYEPVWAIGTGRVPTLDQIAEVHDVMRAELVGRFGDAGEAIRLLYGGSVKPDNAGEIFATSNVDGALVGGASLAATDFSAVIAALEAAPAA; from the coding sequence ATGCGGCGGAAACTGGCAGCCGGAAACTGGAAGATGAACGGAACGGCGGCCTCGCTTGACGAGGTCAGGGCCGTCGCCGAGGCCCATCCCGCCCCGTCCGTCGACCTTCTGCTCTGCCCCCCCGCGACGCTGATCGACCGGATGGTGCGGGCCGCGGCGGGCTCGGCCATCGCGGTCGGCGGCCAGGATTGCCACGCCGCGGCCGCGGGCGCCCATACCGGCGACATTTCGGCGGCGATGCTGACGGACGCGGGCGCCACCCACGTCATCCTCGGCCATTCCGAACGCCGCACCGACCATGGCGAAACCGACGACACCGTGCGCGCCAAGGCGCAGGCCGCGCTGGCCGAGGGTCTCGTCGCGGTGGTGTGCCTTGGCGAAACCGAAGCGCAGCGCGATGCCGGCGAAACCCTCCCCGTCGTCGGGCGCCAGCTTGCCGGCTCGCTGCCCGATGCGGGCGTGACCGGCGCGACGCTCGTGGTCGCCTATGAACCGGTCTGGGCCATCGGCACCGGCCGCGTGCCCACACTCGACCAGATCGCAGAGGTACACGACGTCATGCGGGCGGAACTGGTCGGCCGCTTCGGCGACGCGGGCGAGGCGATCCGGCTGCTTTACGGCGGGTCGGTCAAGCCCGACAACGCGGGCGAGATCTTCGCCACCTCCAACGTGGACGGCGCGCTGGTGGGCGGTGCCTCGCTGGCGGCCACGGACTTCTCGGCGGTCATCGCCGCGCTTGAGGCCGCCCCCGCCGCCTGA
- a CDS encoding iron-sulfur cluster assembly accessory protein has translation MFGIPGKQAVTLTPAAVAQVAKLMARDNAAGLRIGVKKGGCAGMEYTMEYVAEIDPNDEVVEQDGARVAIAPMAQMFLFGTEIDYEVGLLESGFKFRNPNVTEACGCGESIKFREMDETDGA, from the coding sequence ATGTTCGGCATCCCCGGCAAACAGGCGGTCACGCTCACGCCCGCCGCAGTGGCGCAGGTCGCCAAGCTGATGGCGCGCGACAACGCGGCCGGTCTTCGCATAGGCGTCAAGAAGGGCGGCTGCGCGGGAATGGAATACACCATGGAGTACGTCGCCGAGATCGACCCCAATGACGAGGTGGTCGAGCAGGACGGCGCCCGCGTTGCGATCGCGCCGATGGCGCAGATGTTCCTCTTCGGCACCGAGATCGACTACGAGGTCGGCCTGCTGGAGTCCGGCTTCAAGTTCCGCAACCCGAATGTCACCGAGGCCTGCGGCTGCGGCGAATCGATCAAGTTCCGCGAGATGGACGAGACCGACGGCGCCTGA
- a CDS encoding glycerophosphodiester phosphodiesterase family protein, producing the protein MILHRLTVAASVLAATALTGHAEIALDYGPRPYYLVDKMEDGPLKETLAACIGQTPERTDFSIGHRGAPLMFPEHTVESNMAAARMGAGILECDVTFTRDKELVCRHAQNDLHTTTNILLTDLADRCVTAFTPAGGGAPATAECRTSELTLEEFRTLQPKMDAADGSATTPEAYQGGIAGFRTDLYTNGAQLMTHAEAIRLFKALGAKFTPELKAPAVEMPFDGFTREDYAQKLIDEYKAAGIPPEDVWAQSFNLDDVLYWIANEPAFGAQAVYLMDEYDIEDYDAMDPATWPNSMEELKGMGVNYIAPPMWMLVTAENGEIVPSELAKEARAAGLNIVTWTLERSGPLASGGGWYFQSIESVTDNDGVYYELLDALARDVGVVGVFSDWPATVTFYANCMGL; encoded by the coding sequence ATGATCCTGCACCGCCTGACCGTCGCCGCCTCCGTTCTGGCCGCGACCGCCCTGACCGGGCATGCCGAGATCGCGCTCGATTACGGCCCACGCCCCTATTACCTCGTAGACAAGATGGAGGACGGCCCGCTCAAGGAAACGTTGGCCGCGTGCATCGGGCAGACACCCGAGCGCACCGACTTCTCGATCGGCCATCGCGGGGCGCCGCTGATGTTTCCCGAGCACACGGTGGAATCGAACATGGCCGCGGCGCGGATGGGCGCCGGCATCCTGGAATGCGACGTCACCTTCACGCGCGACAAGGAACTGGTCTGCCGGCACGCCCAGAACGACCTGCACACCACCACGAACATCCTGCTGACCGATCTTGCCGACCGCTGCGTGACCGCCTTCACCCCGGCCGGCGGCGGCGCCCCCGCCACGGCCGAGTGCCGCACCTCCGAGTTGACGCTCGAGGAGTTCAGGACGCTCCAGCCCAAGATGGACGCCGCCGACGGCAGCGCCACCACGCCCGAGGCGTACCAGGGCGGGATCGCCGGTTTCCGCACCGACCTCTACACCAACGGCGCGCAACTGATGACGCATGCGGAGGCGATCCGGCTGTTCAAGGCGCTTGGCGCCAAGTTCACGCCGGAGCTGAAGGCGCCCGCGGTCGAGATGCCGTTCGACGGCTTCACCCGCGAGGACTACGCGCAGAAACTGATCGACGAATACAAGGCGGCCGGCATCCCGCCCGAAGATGTCTGGGCCCAGTCGTTCAACCTCGACGACGTGCTTTACTGGATCGCGAACGAGCCCGCCTTCGGCGCCCAGGCCGTCTACCTGATGGACGAGTACGACATCGAGGACTACGACGCGATGGACCCGGCGACCTGGCCCAACAGCATGGAAGAGCTGAAGGGTATGGGGGTGAACTACATCGCGCCGCCGATGTGGATGCTGGTCACCGCCGAGAACGGCGAGATCGTGCCCTCCGAGCTTGCCAAAGAGGCCCGGGCAGCCGGGCTGAACATCGTCACCTGGACGCTGGAGCGCTCGGGCCCGCTGGCCTCGGGCGGCGGCTGGTACTTCCAGTCGATCGAAAGCGTGACCGACAATGACGGCGTGTATTACGAACTGCTCGACGCGCTGGCCCGGGACGTGGGCGTGGTCGGCGTGTTCTCCGACTGGCCGGCCACGGTGACCTTCTACGCCAACTGCATGGGCCTTTGA
- a CDS encoding SUF system Fe-S cluster assembly protein: MTHTQEKFEGAPLIRPSSTDHPLYQQVVDACRSVYDPEIPVNIYDLGLIYTIDIDAENAVAITMTLTAPGCPVAGEMPGWVAEAVEPLPGVKQVDVEITWDPPWGMDMMSDEARLELGFM, from the coding sequence ATGACACACACTCAGGAAAAGTTCGAGGGCGCCCCGCTGATCCGTCCCTCCTCCACGGACCACCCGCTTTACCAACAGGTGGTCGATGCCTGCCGTTCGGTCTACGACCCTGAAATTCCGGTCAATATCTACGATCTCGGCCTGATCTACACGATCGACATCGACGCCGAGAACGCGGTGGCGATCACCATGACGCTGACCGCGCCCGGCTGTCCGGTGGCCGGCGAGATGCCCGGCTGGGTCGCCGAGGCCGTCGAGCCGCTGCCCGGCGTCAAGCAGGTCGATGTCGAGATCACCTGGGATCCGCCCTGGGGCATGGACATGATGTCCGACGAGGCGCGGCTGGAACTGGGGTTCATGTAG
- a CDS encoding PAS domain-containing protein: protein MRRELSIEEARALLEGEEQEMSVVISDPSLPDNPMIYVSEEFERQTGYTADEAVGRNCRFLQGPDTDPHAVEAIRHALRAQTPFSIDLLNYRKDGSPFVNRLRIRPIFDDQGRLMYFAGAQNPI from the coding sequence ATGCGCAGGGAACTGTCGATCGAGGAGGCGCGGGCGCTTCTGGAGGGCGAGGAGCAGGAGATGAGCGTCGTGATCTCCGACCCGAGCCTGCCCGACAACCCGATGATCTATGTCAGCGAGGAGTTCGAGCGGCAGACCGGTTATACCGCCGACGAGGCGGTCGGGCGCAACTGCCGCTTTCTCCAGGGGCCGGACACCGACCCCCACGCGGTCGAGGCGATCCGCCATGCCCTGCGGGCGCAGACCCCGTTCAGCATCGACCTGCTGAACTACCGCAAGGACGGCAGCCCGTTCGTCAATCGGCTGCGCATCCGACCGATTTTCGACGACCAGGGCCGCCTGATGTATTTCGCGGGCGCCCAGAACCCGATCTGA
- a CDS encoding alternative oxidase, translating into MFDHSDPLTPDIEMHKPPSDLGDRVALRLVKFMRIFADAFFTKRYGHRAVVLETVAAVPGMVGGMLQHLKAIRHIRDDQGWIRELLDEAENERMHLMTFIKIARPSALERGIILVGQGLFFNAYFFLYLFFPRIAHRVVGYLEEEAVISYTQYLAQVDAGEAENVPAPQLAIDYWNLAPDARLREVIVAVRADEAGHRDRNHEMADSLADS; encoded by the coding sequence ATGTTCGACCATTCCGATCCCCTCACCCCCGACATCGAGATGCACAAGCCGCCCTCCGATCTCGGCGACCGCGTGGCGCTGCGGCTGGTGAAGTTCATGCGCATCTTTGCGGACGCCTTCTTCACCAAGCGCTACGGCCACCGCGCCGTCGTGCTGGAAACCGTCGCCGCGGTGCCCGGCATGGTCGGCGGGATGCTCCAGCACCTCAAGGCGATCCGCCACATCCGCGACGACCAGGGCTGGATTCGCGAGCTTCTGGACGAGGCCGAGAACGAGCGGATGCACCTGATGACCTTCATCAAGATCGCCCGGCCCTCGGCGCTGGAACGGGGAATCATCCTCGTCGGCCAGGGGCTGTTCTTCAACGCGTATTTCTTCCTCTACCTCTTCTTTCCGCGCATCGCGCACCGGGTCGTCGGCTATCTCGAGGAAGAGGCGGTGATCAGCTACACCCAGTACCTCGCCCAGGTCGATGCCGGCGAGGCCGAGAACGTCCCGGCCCCGCAACTGGCCATCGACTACTGGAATCTCGCCCCGGACGCCCGGCTGCGGGAGGTGATCGTCGCGGTGCGCGCCGACGAGGCCGGCCACCGCGACCGCAACCACGAGATGGCCGACAGCCTGGCCGACAGCTAA
- a CDS encoding universal stress protein gives MKLLMVATDFSERSDRALRRATLLARQTGAGLALVHVVDDDQPTRIVEAEREVAADLLREQAATIRESDGIACTARVGLADPFAGIVAAAEDIAPDLLVLGPHRRRLLRDVFVGTTAERTMRSVSCPVLMANAAPVGPYRHALLATDLSEGSRAAITRFSELGLAPAARASALYVFDTAEARMMRVHAMPSDGHETHLAETGEAAARALSSFLGAFPHVPLTEVPRPQETTPPDQILAAAAETEADLIVLGSHGRSGLEALVLGSVARQVLRGADIDVLTVPPARGTQPG, from the coding sequence ATGAAACTCTTGATGGTGGCCACCGATTTCTCCGAGCGGTCGGACCGGGCGCTGCGGCGCGCGACGCTGCTCGCCCGGCAGACCGGGGCGGGGCTCGCCCTCGTGCACGTGGTCGATGACGACCAGCCCACCCGGATCGTCGAGGCCGAGCGCGAAGTGGCCGCCGACCTTCTGCGCGAGCAGGCCGCCACGATCCGCGAGTCCGACGGGATTGCCTGCACGGCCCGGGTGGGGCTGGCCGATCCCTTCGCGGGCATCGTCGCGGCGGCGGAGGATATCGCGCCCGACCTTCTGGTGCTCGGCCCCCATCGGCGGCGGCTTCTGCGCGACGTGTTCGTCGGGACGACGGCGGAACGGACGATGCGCTCGGTCAGCTGTCCGGTCCTCATGGCGAATGCGGCGCCCGTGGGCCCGTACCGGCATGCCCTGCTGGCGACCGACCTTTCGGAAGGGTCGCGCGCGGCAATCACCCGTTTCTCGGAACTCGGGCTCGCGCCGGCGGCGCGCGCCTCCGCCCTCTATGTCTTCGACACCGCCGAGGCCCGCATGATGCGCGTCCACGCCATGCCGTCGGACGGGCACGAAACGCACCTTGCGGAAACCGGCGAGGCGGCAGCGCGGGCGCTTTCCTCGTTCCTGGGGGCGTTTCCGCATGTCCCGTTGACCGAGGTTCCGCGGCCGCAGGAAACCACCCCGCCCGACCAGATCCTCGCCGCCGCGGCCGAGACGGAGGCCGACCTGATCGTGCTGGGCAGCCATGGCCGCAGCGGCCTGGAAGCCCTCGTCCTCGGCAGCGTCGCGCGGCAGGTGTTGCGCGGCGCGGACATCGATGTTCTGACGGTTCCGCCCGCGCGCGGCACACAACCCGGCTGA
- a CDS encoding helix-turn-helix domain-containing protein: MPFQDYKTVRDVAEQLKVSEATVRRWIRDGELRAIDIGKGWRVGANDLGAFLSAHETRPPERSGGSGHRAGAAGGDGAAGREA; encoded by the coding sequence ATGCCTTTCCAGGACTACAAAACCGTGCGGGACGTCGCCGAACAGTTGAAAGTCAGCGAGGCCACCGTCCGGCGCTGGATCAGGGACGGCGAATTGCGTGCCATCGATATCGGCAAGGGCTGGAGGGTCGGGGCGAACGACCTTGGCGCCTTTCTCAGTGCCCATGAGACGCGGCCGCCCGAGCGGTCCGGCGGGTCGGGACACCGCGCGGGCGCGGCGGGAGGCGACGGCGCCGCCGGGCGGGAGGCCTGA
- a CDS encoding cation:proton antiporter yields the protein MDALLHSPFGEVAALLVLAAVIGFFGLILRQPLIVSFIAVGLAAGPSALDVVRSDEQIDLLSQLGIAVLLFLVGIKLDVKLIRSLGGVAVMTGLGQVAFTSIFGYLIGLALGLDHVTSLYVAVALTFSSTIIIVKLLSDKREIDSLHGQIALGFLIVQDLVVVLAMIVLSAIGIGTGDGNGGGSILAVLASGVAMVALVIGFVRYVADPLTERLARAPELLVIFAIAQAAIFAAVGDFVGLGKEVGGLLAGVSLASTPYRETIAARLAPLRDFLLLFFFIALGSALDLSLLGAHVTGAIVFSLFVLIGNPLIVLAIMGALGYRKRTGFLAGLTVAQISEFSLIFVAMGVSLGHVAPDALGLVTMVGLVTIAASTYMITYSHELYRVFEPVLGVFERKGTPREPHGAVATAKDGYPVLVFGLGRFGTAIAVRLQKQGVKVLGVDFNPQAVRRARELGLRAKYGDGTDAEFVADLPLPRAEWVVSTVPIHPMGLSHEDTRRTLIQLARGAGFTGRIAVTSHSAKDTEDLFGAGADLVLEPFQDAADRAVELISGAPGEDRTDIPEIGGEEPQPA from the coding sequence ATGGACGCGCTGCTCCATTCCCCGTTCGGAGAGGTCGCGGCGCTTCTCGTCCTGGCGGCGGTGATCGGCTTTTTCGGCCTCATCCTGCGCCAGCCGCTGATCGTCAGTTTCATCGCGGTGGGTCTGGCCGCTGGGCCCTCGGCGCTGGACGTGGTGCGGTCGGACGAACAGATCGACCTGCTGTCGCAACTGGGAATCGCGGTGCTGTTGTTCCTCGTTGGCATCAAGCTGGACGTGAAGCTGATCCGGTCGCTCGGGGGCGTGGCGGTGATGACCGGCCTCGGCCAGGTCGCCTTCACCTCGATCTTCGGCTACCTGATCGGGCTGGCTCTGGGGCTGGACCATGTCACCAGTCTCTACGTGGCGGTGGCGCTGACGTTCTCGTCCACGATCATCATCGTGAAGCTGCTGTCCGACAAGCGCGAGATCGACAGCCTGCACGGGCAGATCGCGCTGGGTTTCCTGATCGTGCAGGACCTCGTGGTGGTGCTGGCGATGATCGTGCTTTCGGCCATCGGGATCGGCACGGGCGACGGCAATGGCGGCGGTTCGATCCTGGCCGTTCTGGCCTCGGGCGTGGCCATGGTGGCGCTGGTGATCGGTTTCGTGCGCTACGTCGCCGACCCGCTGACCGAGCGGCTGGCGCGCGCGCCGGAACTGCTGGTCATCTTCGCCATCGCGCAGGCCGCGATCTTCGCCGCCGTCGGCGATTTCGTCGGCCTCGGCAAGGAGGTGGGCGGGCTGCTGGCCGGAGTCTCGCTGGCCTCGACGCCCTATCGCGAGACCATCGCGGCCCGCCTCGCGCCCCTGCGCGACTTCCTGCTGCTGTTCTTCTTCATCGCGCTCGGCTCGGCGCTCGACCTCTCGCTTCTGGGCGCCCATGTGACGGGTGCGATCGTGTTCTCGCTCTTCGTGCTGATCGGCAACCCGTTGATCGTGCTGGCGATCATGGGGGCACTGGGCTACCGAAAGCGCACCGGCTTCCTCGCGGGCCTGACCGTCGCGCAGATCAGCGAGTTTTCCCTGATCTTCGTCGCGATGGGCGTCTCGCTCGGCCATGTCGCGCCCGACGCGCTGGGGCTGGTGACGATGGTCGGCCTCGTGACCATCGCGGCCTCGACCTACATGATCACCTATTCGCACGAGCTTTACCGCGTGTTCGAACCGGTCCTGGGCGTTTTCGAACGCAAGGGAACGCCACGCGAACCGCACGGTGCCGTCGCGACGGCGAAGGACGGCTATCCGGTGCTGGTCTTCGGCCTGGGCCGGTTCGGCACGGCCATTGCGGTCCGGCTGCAGAAGCAGGGCGTCAAGGTGCTGGGTGTCGATTTCAACCCGCAGGCCGTGCGCCGCGCGCGGGAACTGGGGCTCCGCGCGAAATACGGTGACGGGACCGACGCGGAATTCGTCGCCGACCTGCCGCTGCCGCGGGCCGAGTGGGTCGTCTCGACCGTGCCGATCCATCCGATGGGTCTGAGCCACGAGGACACGCGGCGAACGCTGATCCAGCTGGCCCGCGGAGCGGGGTTCACCGGGCGCATCGCGGTGACCTCGCACAGCGCGAAGGACACCGAGGACCTGTTCGGCGCGGGCGCCGACCTCGTGCTGGAGCCGTTCCAGGATGCCGCAGACCGGGCCGTGGAGCTGATATCGGGCGCGCCCGGGGAAGACCGTACCGACATCCCGGAGATCGGAGGAGAGGAGCCGCAGCCCGCATGA